From Woronichinia naegeliana WA131, the proteins below share one genomic window:
- a CDS encoding type II toxin-antitoxin system HicA family toxin codes for MGKLRVLSAKQVCQILTEQGFIQVRQRGSHIIMQKKIDNSTLTIPVPN; via the coding sequence TTGGGTAAACTACGAGTATTATCGGCTAAACAAGTCTGTCAAATTTTAACCGAACAGGGTTTCATACAAGTTAGACAAAGAGGTAGTCATATCATTATGCAGAAAAAAATTGATAATTCTACGCTCACTATTCCAGTGCCTAATTAG
- a CDS encoding type II toxin-antitoxin system HicB family antitoxin produces MKQLKQLTCIIEREGDDFVSLCPQMNIASQGHSVEEARNNLIEAIELFLETASPNEISARAYSEIYVTQIEVAVG; encoded by the coding sequence ATGAAACAACTCAAACAACTAACTTGTATTATTGAGCGCGAAGGCGATGATTTTGTCTCTCTCTGTCCTCAAATGAATATTGCCAGTCAAGGTCATTCCGTAGAAGAAGCCAGAAACAACTTAATTGAGGCGATCGAACTTTTTTTGGAAACAGCTAGTCCTAATGAGATTTCAGCCAGAGCCTACTCAGAAATTTATGTAACACAAATTGAGGTAGCAGTTGGGTAA